A window from Salvia miltiorrhiza cultivar Shanhuang (shh) chromosome 2, IMPLAD_Smil_shh, whole genome shotgun sequence encodes these proteins:
- the LOC131012421 gene encoding uncharacterized protein LOC131012421 isoform X3: MKSMNSMILVVLVSAGAIISLAMAMNEIPAIWSLILPWLRPPYLHIVINGIIIAIAVASRFRRIQPAPPVRSQHLISVKTPPPAYYVAYSPPPEVRDVVEVPEAAAVYEREDRVVELKPVMVNGLEVGADAEEKIVVGDEGQDDALDLDGSTLTYNIPSPEIFSPEFRSDFFPPVDPTGNVAEREQASSRAIQEEVRHRGARRKSKSFKERSIRNESRPSQRKLNRLVEASKDWPLTRNSLSPQNKIGNIYPRGVRETAEEEYETLESAWKKIREGASQNESASSSDIRKEVSPSQDELNQRVEAFIKKVNDEIRLRRQDSSNQYIQLNSAA; the protein is encoded by the exons ATGAAATCGATGAATAGCATGATTTTGGTGGTTTTAGTTTCAGCTGGGGCTATAATTTCCTTAGCTATGGCAATGAACGAAATTCCAGCGATATGGTCGCTCATTCTGCCATGGCTGAGGCCGCCGTATCTGCATATCGTAATCAACGGCATCATCATAGCCATCGCCGTCGCGTCGCGCTTCCGCCGGATCCAGCCGGCGCCGCCGGTTCGATCGCAGCATCTGATTTCTGTTAAAACTCCTCCGCCGGCGTATTATGTGGCTTACTCACCTCCGCCGGAGGTCAGGGATGTGGTGGAGGTtccggaggcggcggcggtgtaCGAGAGAGAAGATAGGGTTGTGGAGCTGAAACCGGTGATGGTGAATGGTTTGGAAGTCGGCGCGGATGCGGAAGAAAAAATTGTGGTTGGAGATGAAGGTCAGGACGACGCATTGGATTTGGACGGCAGTACTTTGACGTACAATATTCCATCGCCAGAGATTTTCTCGCCGGAATTTCGATCGGATTTTTTTCCGCCGGTGGATCCAACCGGAAACGTTGCTGAAA GAGAGCAGGCGTCATCACGCGCCATTCAAGAAGAAGTCCGGCACCGCGGGGCACGGCGGAAATCGAAGAGCTTCAAAGAGCGGTCGATTCGCAACGAGTCGCGGCCGAGTCAAAGAAAGTTGAACCGGCTAGTCGAGGCGTCTAAAGACTGGCCATTGACGCGCAACTCTCTGTCGCCGCAGAATAAAATTGGAAACATTTATCCAA GAGGAGTTAGGGAGACGGCGGAGGAAGAATACGAGACGCTGGAGAGTGCGTGGAAGAAGATAAGGGAGGGGGCGAGTCAGAACGAATCAGCGTCGAGCTCGGACATCAGGAAAGAGGTATCGCCGAGTCAGGACGAGTTGAACCAGCGAGTTGAGGCGTTCATCAAGAAGGTGAACGACGAAATTAGATTGCGAAGGCAGGATTCGTCCAATCAGTATATACAACTCAACAGTGCGGCCTAG
- the LOC131012421 gene encoding uncharacterized protein LOC131012421 isoform X2 — MKSMNSMILVVLVSAGAIISLAMAMNEIPAIWSLILPWLRPPYLHIVINGIIIAIAVASRFRRIQPAPPVRSQHLISVKTPPPAYYVAYSPPPEVRDVVEVPEAAAVYEREDRVVELKPVMVNGLEVGADAEEKIVVGDEGQDDALDLDGSTLTYNIPSPEIFSPEFRSDFFPPVDPTGNVAEREQASSRAIQEEVRHRGARRKSKSFKERSIRNESRPSQRKLNRLVEASKDWPLTRNSLSPQNKIGNIYPTGGVRETAEEEYETLESAWKKIREGASQNESASSSDIRKEVSPSQDELNQRVEAFIKKVNDEIRLRRQDSSNQYIQLNSAA, encoded by the exons ATGAAATCGATGAATAGCATGATTTTGGTGGTTTTAGTTTCAGCTGGGGCTATAATTTCCTTAGCTATGGCAATGAACGAAATTCCAGCGATATGGTCGCTCATTCTGCCATGGCTGAGGCCGCCGTATCTGCATATCGTAATCAACGGCATCATCATAGCCATCGCCGTCGCGTCGCGCTTCCGCCGGATCCAGCCGGCGCCGCCGGTTCGATCGCAGCATCTGATTTCTGTTAAAACTCCTCCGCCGGCGTATTATGTGGCTTACTCACCTCCGCCGGAGGTCAGGGATGTGGTGGAGGTtccggaggcggcggcggtgtaCGAGAGAGAAGATAGGGTTGTGGAGCTGAAACCGGTGATGGTGAATGGTTTGGAAGTCGGCGCGGATGCGGAAGAAAAAATTGTGGTTGGAGATGAAGGTCAGGACGACGCATTGGATTTGGACGGCAGTACTTTGACGTACAATATTCCATCGCCAGAGATTTTCTCGCCGGAATTTCGATCGGATTTTTTTCCGCCGGTGGATCCAACCGGAAACGTTGCTGAAA GAGAGCAGGCGTCATCACGCGCCATTCAAGAAGAAGTCCGGCACCGCGGGGCACGGCGGAAATCGAAGAGCTTCAAAGAGCGGTCGATTCGCAACGAGTCGCGGCCGAGTCAAAGAAAGTTGAACCGGCTAGTCGAGGCGTCTAAAGACTGGCCATTGACGCGCAACTCTCTGTCGCCGCAGAATAAAATTGGAAACATTTATCCAA CAGGAGGAGTTAGGGAGACGGCGGAGGAAGAATACGAGACGCTGGAGAGTGCGTGGAAGAAGATAAGGGAGGGGGCGAGTCAGAACGAATCAGCGTCGAGCTCGGACATCAGGAAAGAGGTATCGCCGAGTCAGGACGAGTTGAACCAGCGAGTTGAGGCGTTCATCAAGAAGGTGAACGACGAAATTAGATTGCGAAGGCAGGATTCGTCCAATCAGTATATACAACTCAACAGTGCGGCCTAG
- the LOC131012421 gene encoding uncharacterized protein LOC131012421 isoform X1 yields the protein MKSMNSMILVVLVSAGAIISLAMAMNEIPAIWSLILPWLRPPYLHIVINGIIIAIAVASRFRRIQPAPPVRSQHLISVKTPPPAYYVAYSPPPEVRDVVEVPEAAAVYEREDRVVELKPVMVNGLEVGADAEEKIVVGDEGQDDALDLDGSTLTYNIPSPEIFSPEFRSDFFPPVDPTGNVAEREQASSRAIQEEVRHRGARRKSKSFKERSIRNESRPSQRKLNRLVEASKDWPLTRNSLSPQNKIGNIYPKKSNSSDELAGGVRETAEEEYETLESAWKKIREGASQNESASSSDIRKEVSPSQDELNQRVEAFIKKVNDEIRLRRQDSSNQYIQLNSAA from the exons ATGAAATCGATGAATAGCATGATTTTGGTGGTTTTAGTTTCAGCTGGGGCTATAATTTCCTTAGCTATGGCAATGAACGAAATTCCAGCGATATGGTCGCTCATTCTGCCATGGCTGAGGCCGCCGTATCTGCATATCGTAATCAACGGCATCATCATAGCCATCGCCGTCGCGTCGCGCTTCCGCCGGATCCAGCCGGCGCCGCCGGTTCGATCGCAGCATCTGATTTCTGTTAAAACTCCTCCGCCGGCGTATTATGTGGCTTACTCACCTCCGCCGGAGGTCAGGGATGTGGTGGAGGTtccggaggcggcggcggtgtaCGAGAGAGAAGATAGGGTTGTGGAGCTGAAACCGGTGATGGTGAATGGTTTGGAAGTCGGCGCGGATGCGGAAGAAAAAATTGTGGTTGGAGATGAAGGTCAGGACGACGCATTGGATTTGGACGGCAGTACTTTGACGTACAATATTCCATCGCCAGAGATTTTCTCGCCGGAATTTCGATCGGATTTTTTTCCGCCGGTGGATCCAACCGGAAACGTTGCTGAAA GAGAGCAGGCGTCATCACGCGCCATTCAAGAAGAAGTCCGGCACCGCGGGGCACGGCGGAAATCGAAGAGCTTCAAAGAGCGGTCGATTCGCAACGAGTCGCGGCCGAGTCAAAGAAAGTTGAACCGGCTAGTCGAGGCGTCTAAAGACTGGCCATTGACGCGCAACTCTCTGTCGCCGCAGAATAAAATTGGAAACATTTATCCAA AAAAGAGTAATAGTAGTGATGAATTAGCAGGAGGAGTTAGGGAGACGGCGGAGGAAGAATACGAGACGCTGGAGAGTGCGTGGAAGAAGATAAGGGAGGGGGCGAGTCAGAACGAATCAGCGTCGAGCTCGGACATCAGGAAAGAGGTATCGCCGAGTCAGGACGAGTTGAACCAGCGAGTTGAGGCGTTCATCAAGAAGGTGAACGACGAAATTAGATTGCGAAGGCAGGATTCGTCCAATCAGTATATACAACTCAACAGTGCGGCCTAG